A window of the Dyadobacter pollutisoli genome harbors these coding sequences:
- a CDS encoding right-handed parallel beta-helix repeat-containing protein produces the protein MKNLLAFASLALFALAGCSDDKTEPTPEVKPVVEEAVSGEVSGTWTKGGTYKITGHIQIPAGKSLTIEEGVTVLFSDSVVKPEVVVQGNLYSLGTADAPVKFTVPDAWKTTANQFGNLWGGLIAGPKSAEFVLKNTILEYGGAVTTEESPSVKAGLYKQLAGEHVPVIYFPNIDGKLVVVNSTIRNFNEDGFYIEGGKVIIANNYFYTTGVSGGDAINIKSGVQADVAFNVIYSPNTNALKLSNSGDRTPQAYIVGYNNTIINAGWRRPTTKGGSIWLEKSVRADLYNNLLANDRFGIKRDKGAAEDNRSVISNTVYYGHDQLTTDQFQPSAEIIKGANDLLSTKAGDNDPKFVNYPLSTATTNAAFDTKWDFHLQAGSPALGKGKTDFTRLYANGIVVNGVTYTSPAPQSFAGALGTK, from the coding sequence ATGAAAAATCTACTTGCATTCGCATCCCTGGCCCTTTTTGCACTGGCTGGCTGCAGTGATGACAAAACTGAGCCTACGCCGGAAGTAAAACCGGTGGTTGAAGAAGCTGTTTCCGGTGAAGTATCCGGTACCTGGACCAAAGGTGGAACATACAAAATCACCGGCCACATTCAGATCCCGGCAGGCAAATCACTGACTATTGAAGAAGGTGTTACCGTGCTTTTCAGCGATTCGGTAGTGAAGCCGGAAGTGGTGGTACAAGGAAATCTTTACAGCCTGGGCACTGCTGATGCGCCTGTAAAATTCACCGTGCCTGATGCATGGAAAACCACTGCCAATCAGTTTGGTAACCTTTGGGGGGGACTGATCGCCGGACCAAAATCCGCTGAATTTGTGCTTAAAAATACAATTTTAGAGTACGGCGGCGCGGTAACTACCGAAGAGTCTCCATCTGTAAAAGCGGGACTTTACAAGCAGTTGGCTGGTGAACACGTACCAGTTATTTATTTCCCTAATATCGACGGTAAACTGGTTGTGGTAAATAGTACTATCCGTAATTTCAATGAAGATGGTTTCTACATTGAAGGCGGAAAGGTCATTATTGCGAACAATTATTTTTACACTACGGGTGTATCTGGCGGCGACGCGATCAACATCAAGTCGGGTGTGCAGGCTGATGTGGCTTTCAACGTCATTTACAGCCCTAATACCAATGCATTGAAGCTTTCCAACTCAGGTGACCGTACTCCACAGGCTTACATTGTAGGCTATAACAATACCATTATCAACGCCGGATGGAGAAGGCCTACAACCAAAGGCGGATCGATATGGTTGGAAAAATCGGTACGTGCCGACCTGTACAACAACCTGTTAGCCAATGACCGTTTTGGGATCAAAAGGGACAAAGGAGCTGCCGAAGACAATCGCTCGGTGATCAGCAACACGGTTTACTACGGTCACGACCAGTTGACTACTGACCAGTTCCAGCCTTCTGCTGAGATCATTAAAGGTGCAAATGACCTGTTGTCAACCAAAGCCGGTGACAATGATCCAAAATTCGTGAACTATCCCCTATCGACCGCTACTACCAATGCTGCATTCGATACCAAGTGGGACTTTCATTTGCAGGCTGGCTCGCCCGCGCTTGGAAAAGGCAAAACTGACTTCACACGCCTTTATGCTAATGGAATTGTGGTCAATGGAGTGACTTACACCTCTCCCGCGCCACAAAGTTTCGCCGGTGCACTAGGCACTAAATAA
- a CDS encoding TonB-dependent receptor: MKVYKFYLFLIFSFLATVPLYAATVRGKLLEAASGEPALGVAIMIEGTSFHDVSGLDGTFAIHNLQKGSYQLIIRHISYTTIRKDITITDNETVELDLKLDPAAELQLDEVAVVGKKDASSDQTARSLERNASQVMNIVSGKTIQISPDLTVANVIQRISGVTIERNSNGDGQYAILRGMDKRYNYTLVNGVKIPSPDNKYRYVPLDIFPSDLLDRLEVYKTLTPAMEGDAIGGAVNMVMKDAPDRFTFSANVSSGYNELFLQRDFMSFDHKNIQFKSPYEQKGNQYSATPSDFSKAAIDYKSKSPLPNLLGSLAVGNRFLDQKLGVLLSGSYQNTYRGSNSLFFDSETVDTLSGETLTKMSERKYSEQQTRFGLHSKLDYRINDRHKIQFYNAFMSLTNVQVRDVKSTQLTIGGYDPVLGNATLGYSTRSRLTKQQIYNSTLQGRHQLTKKLALQWSAVYSKATNQVPDNVTVPLLGIREHFVEKRTTVGDASRRWEHNSDRDLSGYINLSYAMPMGPMQVEWSAGGLYRDKSRTNFYNNYQLRPSKPLAEYGVDFTDYTQIGWTIQNPRGSVASALNYSATERITSGFAQFKAESATLEILGGVRAEATDQGYAMRFPIGEDRPVGNQTYTDILPSIQFKYKTHENTNLRASYFRSLNRPGFFEIVPYRIVQEEYQERGNPDLKRALADNIDFRYELFPKPAEQLMVGVFYKHIKNPIEYTLQKDAIRGQDIYYSPGNFGNATNYGLEVDYIKYFKTIGVKANYTYTHSRIITPKSKRIRNASGDLETISVNQSRPLYGQSAHVANLSLLYKNAKQGLDGQLAASYTGDRINTVSQFLNNDQWQKGFVQLDASLEKTFQNGLGIFVKAANLLNTPMEVYMKGASPVNEGIPNQTRQNRTLMRRDYYQRSYLLGVRYKL, from the coding sequence TTCTGATTTTTAGCTTCCTCGCAACTGTGCCACTCTACGCGGCGACGGTCAGAGGCAAATTGCTGGAAGCAGCAAGCGGCGAGCCTGCGTTGGGTGTGGCGATCATGATAGAAGGCACCAGTTTTCATGATGTTTCTGGCCTGGACGGCACATTTGCCATTCATAATCTTCAAAAAGGCAGCTACCAGCTCATTATCCGCCATATTTCCTACACAACCATACGGAAAGATATTACCATTACCGACAATGAGACCGTAGAGCTGGACTTGAAACTGGACCCGGCGGCAGAGCTGCAATTGGATGAGGTAGCGGTTGTTGGTAAAAAAGATGCATCCTCGGATCAAACGGCGAGGTCGCTGGAACGCAATGCGAGCCAGGTTATGAATATCGTTTCCGGCAAAACCATCCAGATTTCGCCAGACCTCACTGTTGCCAATGTTATTCAAAGGATTTCGGGGGTTACCATTGAAAGAAACAGCAACGGCGACGGCCAGTATGCGATTTTAAGAGGAATGGACAAACGCTACAATTACACGCTGGTTAACGGTGTTAAAATCCCGAGCCCTGATAACAAATACCGCTACGTGCCCCTGGACATATTTCCGTCGGATTTGCTGGACCGGCTGGAAGTATACAAAACACTGACTCCCGCCATGGAAGGCGACGCGATCGGTGGCGCGGTGAACATGGTGATGAAGGACGCACCGGACCGTTTTACATTCTCGGCCAATGTTTCGTCGGGATACAATGAGCTGTTTCTGCAACGGGATTTCATGTCATTTGACCATAAAAACATTCAGTTTAAATCTCCCTACGAACAAAAAGGTAACCAATACAGCGCAACGCCATCGGATTTTTCCAAAGCCGCCATTGATTACAAATCTAAATCTCCTCTGCCCAATTTGCTGGGTAGCCTTGCGGTTGGAAACCGGTTTCTGGATCAAAAACTAGGGGTATTGCTCTCAGGCAGCTATCAGAATACATACCGCGGCAGCAACAGCCTTTTCTTTGATTCCGAAACTGTGGATACCCTGAGCGGCGAAACACTGACGAAGATGAGCGAAAGGAAGTATTCGGAGCAACAGACACGTTTTGGGCTGCATTCCAAGCTGGATTACCGGATTAATGACCGACATAAAATACAGTTTTACAATGCATTCATGAGCCTTACCAATGTGCAGGTCAGGGACGTTAAATCCACGCAGCTGACTATCGGCGGATATGATCCGGTATTGGGCAATGCAACATTGGGCTACTCTACGCGGTCGAGGCTGACGAAGCAGCAGATTTACAATAGTACATTACAGGGCAGGCACCAGCTCACCAAAAAGCTCGCTTTGCAGTGGTCAGCGGTATATTCCAAGGCTACCAATCAAGTTCCTGATAATGTGACTGTTCCACTGCTTGGGATACGTGAGCATTTCGTCGAAAAGCGTACTACCGTGGGTGATGCCTCCCGCCGCTGGGAGCACAATTCGGACCGTGATTTGTCGGGCTATATCAATCTTTCTTACGCAATGCCTATGGGTCCAATGCAGGTCGAATGGAGTGCTGGCGGGTTGTACAGGGACAAATCAAGGACTAATTTTTATAACAACTACCAGCTGAGACCTTCGAAACCACTGGCAGAATATGGCGTCGATTTCACCGACTACACGCAGATCGGCTGGACGATCCAGAACCCGAGAGGGTCGGTTGCTTCGGCGCTCAATTACAGTGCTACCGAGCGCATCACGTCGGGTTTTGCCCAGTTCAAGGCGGAGTCGGCCACATTGGAAATATTAGGCGGCGTACGTGCTGAGGCTACTGACCAGGGGTATGCAATGCGTTTCCCGATCGGAGAAGACCGGCCAGTGGGCAACCAGACTTATACCGACATTCTCCCAAGCATTCAGTTTAAATACAAAACACATGAGAATACCAATCTCCGGGCATCGTATTTCAGGTCGCTCAACCGGCCGGGATTCTTTGAAATAGTGCCTTATCGTATTGTTCAGGAGGAATATCAGGAGCGCGGCAATCCGGATCTCAAAAGAGCACTGGCCGATAACATCGATTTTCGCTACGAGCTTTTCCCTAAACCGGCGGAGCAGTTAATGGTAGGCGTTTTTTACAAACACATTAAAAACCCGATCGAATACACACTGCAAAAGGACGCGATCCGTGGTCAGGACATTTACTATTCACCGGGGAATTTTGGGAATGCCACCAACTATGGTTTAGAGGTTGATTATATCAAATACTTCAAAACGATCGGTGTGAAAGCCAACTATACTTACACCCATTCGAGGATCATCACACCCAAATCGAAACGCATTCGCAATGCCAGCGGCGACCTTGAGACGATTAGCGTCAACCAGTCGCGGCCGCTGTACGGACAATCAGCCCACGTCGCCAACCTTTCATTACTCTACAAAAATGCCAAACAGGGCCTCGACGGGCAATTGGCTGCATCCTATACCGGCGACCGGATCAACACTGTTTCCCAGTTCCTGAACAATGATCAATGGCAAAAAGGATTCGTGCAGCTGGATGCATCTCTTGAAAAGACATTCCAAAACGGCCTGGGCATTTTCGTGAAAGCAGCGAACCTGCTCAACACGCCCATGGAAGTGTACATGAAGGGTGCAAGCCCGGTCAACGAAGGTATCCCCAACCAAACCCGCCAGAACAGGACTTTAATGAGGCGTGACTATTACCAGCGTTCGTACCTGCTTGGCGTGCGATACAAACTTTAA